A single region of the Eriocheir sinensis breed Jianghai 21 chromosome 53, ASM2467909v1, whole genome shotgun sequence genome encodes:
- the LOC126983127 gene encoding uncharacterized protein LOC126983127 — MAGRPQPVSPCLDPTVPLLLPPPPRASPSCSSNARLRGPLPQPPSATRHPSHNPNHSGTTCPATSCGRHQILHLNACLTTSSCLHLGPLAAATPGSPPAPPPPPMAQGKHRRRNCQSPLRPQAPPPGSVLVTKDALEGTLTSFALALTTLLQLTPDKAAIEVIAKATVAKHFPTTANTAPTPAAPQEIRSPASLPAEPMPTVTPLPHQEAVMDTDAPEAPATQSSPPGQTSVTFAIGRSPPRSHVPVQTVPPPSRITQPKRRVEQRRRGPAPTLTTAPVSTPAASARGGR; from the coding sequence ATGGCAGGCCGCCCACAACCCGTCTCGCCCTGCTTGGACCCGACAGTCCCGCTCCTGCTCCCGCCCCCGCCACGTGCAAGCCCCTCCTGCTCCAGCAACGCTCGCCTCCGAGGACCACTTCCCCAGCCTCCTTCCGCCACGCGCCACCCGAGCCACAACCCCAACCACAGCGGCACCACCTGCCCCGCAACCTCGTGCGGACGCCATCAAATCCTCCACCTCAACGCCTGCCTCACaacctcctcctgcctccacctCGGGCCCCTCGCAGCGGCAACACCGggctccccccccgcccccccccccccgcccatgGCACAGGGCAAACACCGACGGCGCAACTGTCAGTCCCCGCTACGTCCGCAAGCTCCACCCCCAGGGTCAGTGCTCGTCACCAAGGACGCGCTGGAGGGCACACTAACAAGCTTTGCCTTGGCCCTCACCACTCTACTACAGCTGACGCCGGACAAGGCAGCGATAGAGGTAATTGCAAAGGCGACCGTTGCGAAGCACTTTCCGACAACTGCAAACACAGCTCCAACACCGGCGGCGCCTCAAGAAATACGGAGCCCCGCCTCTCTTCCCGCCGAGCCCATGCCGACCgttacccccctccctcaccaggAGGCTGTGATGGACACAGACGCGCCCGAGGCTCCCGCCACCCAGAGCTCACCACCGGGTCAGACATCAGTCACCTTCGCCATCGGCCGCTCCCCACCACGGTCGCACGTCCCGGTGCAAACAGTCCCGCCGCCCTCCCGCATCACACAGCCCAAGCGGAGGGTGGAGCAGAGGCGCCGCGGCCCTGCGCCCACCCTCACGACTGCCCCTGTGTCCACCCCGGCGGCGTCCGCGAGGGGCGGCCGCTGA